In Mycobacteriales bacterium, a single window of DNA contains:
- a CDS encoding MerR family transcriptional regulator has translation MEGDYTVGRVAALAGVTVRTLHHYDEIGLVVPSGRTAAGYRVYEPPDIDRLTRVLTYRGLGFALDEIAELLDDPSADHETHLRRQRQLLVERGEQLSAMVAAIDRELEATAMGMRLTPEEQLEVFGTDKVGGEWAEEAEQRWGETDAFRESQRRAATYTKADWARLKEESDDGLHQFAAALQRGIPPAGEEGQALAEQHRRFLCRWFYDCGYEMHRNLAEMYVADERFTATFDQVAPGLATYVHDAIVANADAHGG, from the coding sequence ATGGAAGGTGACTACACCGTCGGCCGGGTTGCGGCGCTCGCCGGTGTGACCGTGCGGACGTTGCACCACTACGACGAGATCGGGCTCGTGGTCCCGTCCGGCCGGACCGCCGCCGGCTACCGGGTCTACGAGCCGCCGGACATCGATCGGCTGACCCGGGTGCTGACCTATCGCGGCCTCGGCTTCGCCCTCGACGAGATCGCCGAGCTGCTGGACGACCCGAGCGCCGACCACGAGACCCATTTGCGCCGTCAGCGGCAGCTGCTGGTCGAGCGCGGTGAGCAGCTGAGCGCGATGGTGGCGGCAATCGACCGGGAGCTGGAGGCGACCGCAATGGGCATGAGGTTGACCCCGGAGGAGCAGCTCGAAGTGTTCGGCACCGACAAGGTCGGTGGCGAATGGGCGGAGGAGGCCGAGCAGCGGTGGGGCGAGACCGACGCCTTCCGCGAGTCGCAGCGACGTGCGGCCACCTACACCAAGGCCGACTGGGCGAGGCTCAAGGAGGAGTCCGACGACGGCCTGCACCAGTTCGCGGCCGCGCTCCAGCGAGGCATCCCGCCCGCAGGGGAAGAGGGCCAGGCGCTGGCGGAGCAGCATCGGCGGTTCCTGTGCCGCTGGTTCTACGACTGCGGGTATGAGATGCATCGCAATCTCGCCGAGATGTACGTGGCGGACGAGCGCTTCACTGCGACGTTCGACCAGGTCGCGCCCGGCCTCGCGACGTACGTTCACGATGCGATCGTGGCGAACGCCGACGCCCACGGCGGGTGA
- a CDS encoding limonene-1,2-epoxide hydrolase family protein — MTEAAENATPSASGSRSSADVVRTFLTAFADGDADLAVSLVADDLVYENVSLPTIRGKRRFDKGAHDFFRRGIGFDVVIHRITEDGATVMTERTDALTYRRFRSQFWVCGVFEVHDGLITLWRDYFDWRDVTVASVRGLLATVVPGLRASF; from the coding sequence ATGACCGAAGCAGCCGAGAACGCCACTCCCTCAGCTTCCGGAAGTCGCTCGTCCGCCGACGTGGTGCGAACGTTCCTCACCGCCTTCGCCGACGGGGACGCCGACCTCGCGGTGTCCCTGGTCGCCGACGACCTGGTCTACGAGAACGTGTCGCTGCCGACCATCCGTGGCAAGCGACGGTTCGACAAGGGCGCCCACGACTTCTTCAGGCGAGGGATCGGCTTCGACGTGGTGATCCACCGGATCACCGAAGACGGCGCGACCGTCATGACCGAACGCACCGACGCGCTCACCTACCGCCGGTTCCGGTCGCAGTTCTGGGTGTGCGGAGTCTTCGAGGTGCACGACGGTCTCATCACGCTGTGGCGGGACTACTTCGACTGGCGCGACGTGACGGTCGCCAGCGTGCGCGGTCTGCTGGCGACCGTCGTCCCTGGCTTGCGGGCGTCGTTCTGA
- a CDS encoding aminotransferase class V-fold PLP-dependent enzyme translates to MLDRIRAAVIGDDTLMAGPYGARRVTYADYTASGRALTFIEDFIRDAVLPTYANTHTESSGTGRQTTRLREEARAVIREAVGGDDDVVVIFTGSGATAAIDKLVRILGLRVPPQLDDRYALTAAIPRADRPVVFVGPYEHHSNELPWRETIADVVEIPADADGHIDLAALGARLVEYADRPLRIGSFSAASNVTGIVTDTAAVARLLHRHGALSFWDFAAAAPYVDITMSPADPEARLDAVFISPHKLIGGPGTPGVLAVRRELLTNRVPTVPGGGTVAYVNPLEHVYLDDPVLREEGGTPDIVGAIRAGLVFGLKQAVGVGQIKAVEDVLLARAVEAWSQEPAIEILGNLDAERLSIISFVVRKPGGRYLHHNFVVALLNDLFGIQARGGCSCAGPYGHRLLGIDIEHSLAFQHEIAAGCEGIKPGWVRVSFGYFIDDAVADYLIEAVRFVAAEGERFLTDYRFDPVTGLWRHRQALADPPLRLADIRYDGTGPDPIPRADSAVLATYLDEARRLAAQRPRPDRDVSPSGLAADAEALRWFDLPPSCLSPK, encoded by the coding sequence TTGCTCGATCGGATCCGGGCGGCGGTGATCGGGGACGACACGTTGATGGCCGGTCCGTACGGCGCACGCCGGGTGACCTACGCCGACTACACGGCGAGTGGCCGGGCGCTGACATTCATCGAGGACTTCATCCGCGACGCGGTACTCCCGACGTACGCGAACACCCACACCGAATCCAGCGGCACCGGCCGTCAGACCACCCGGCTTCGCGAGGAGGCGCGGGCGGTGATCCGCGAGGCCGTCGGTGGTGACGACGACGTCGTGGTCATCTTCACCGGCTCGGGCGCGACCGCAGCGATCGACAAGCTCGTCCGGATTCTCGGGCTACGGGTCCCGCCGCAGCTCGACGACCGCTATGCGCTGACCGCGGCGATCCCGCGAGCCGACCGCCCGGTCGTGTTCGTCGGACCGTACGAGCACCACTCCAACGAGCTGCCGTGGCGGGAGACCATCGCTGACGTCGTGGAGATCCCCGCCGACGCGGACGGCCACATCGACCTCGCCGCGCTCGGCGCCCGACTCGTGGAGTACGCCGACCGGCCGCTTCGGATCGGTTCGTTCTCAGCCGCGTCGAACGTCACCGGCATCGTCACCGACACCGCCGCGGTCGCCCGCCTGCTGCATCGCCACGGCGCGCTGTCGTTCTGGGACTTCGCGGCAGCGGCGCCGTACGTCGACATCACGATGTCACCGGCCGACCCCGAGGCCCGGCTGGACGCGGTCTTCATCTCGCCGCACAAGCTGATCGGTGGTCCCGGCACACCCGGCGTGCTCGCGGTGCGCCGTGAGCTACTGACCAATCGGGTGCCGACGGTTCCCGGCGGCGGCACCGTCGCCTATGTCAACCCGCTCGAACACGTCTACCTCGACGACCCGGTGCTGCGCGAGGAAGGTGGCACGCCCGACATCGTCGGCGCGATCCGAGCGGGCCTGGTGTTCGGTCTCAAACAGGCGGTCGGCGTCGGCCAGATCAAGGCGGTCGAAGACGTCCTGCTGGCCCGGGCGGTCGAGGCGTGGTCGCAGGAGCCGGCGATCGAGATCCTCGGCAACCTCGACGCCGAGCGGCTCTCGATCATCTCTTTCGTCGTACGAAAGCCCGGCGGCCGTTATCTCCACCACAACTTCGTCGTGGCTCTGCTCAACGATTTGTTCGGCATCCAGGCGCGTGGCGGTTGCTCGTGCGCCGGGCCGTACGGTCATCGGCTGCTCGGGATCGACATCGAGCACTCGCTGGCCTTCCAGCACGAGATCGCCGCCGGCTGCGAGGGGATCAAGCCCGGCTGGGTGCGGGTCAGCTTCGGCTACTTCATCGACGACGCCGTGGCTGACTACCTCATCGAGGCGGTGCGGTTCGTCGCCGCCGAGGGCGAGCGGTTCCTGACCGACTACCGGTTCGACCCGGTGACCGGGCTGTGGCGGCACCGGCAGGCACTCGCCGACCCGCCGTTGCGCCTCGCCGACATCCGCTACGACGGAACCGGGCCGGACCCGATCCCGCGCGCCGACTCCGCCGTTCTCGCGACGTACCTCGACGAGGCTCGCCGGCTCGCGGCCCAGCGGCCTCGACCGGACCGCGACGTCTCACCGAGCGGGCTGGCAGCCGACGCGGAAGCGCTGCGCTGGTTCGACCTCCCCCCGTCCTGCCTCTCCCCGAAGTAG